From a single Phragmites australis chromosome 7, lpPhrAust1.1, whole genome shotgun sequence genomic region:
- the LOC133924822 gene encoding uncharacterized protein LOC133924822 isoform X2: protein MALHHTSPASSALTTGRHGRSAAVVLRRPMADCRSRFRVHAQKPARSPGAGAETETSSRSENAVLKAAWYGSELLGIAASFFRPSPSPEGGADGDVEGGAAGSLDRTGVVEAIKEDFARSYFVTGNLTLKAYEEDCEFADPAGSFRGLRRFKRNCTNFGSLLDKSNMKLTKWEDLEDKSIGHWRFSCVMSFPWRPILSGTK from the exons ATGGCCTTGCATCACACAAGTCCTGCCAGTTCTGCACTGACCACCGGCCGTCACGGCCGGAGCGCTGCCGTCGTCCTCCGCCGGCCAATGGCCGATTGTCGCAGCCGTTTCAGGGTGCACGCACAAAAGCCTGCCAGATCCCCTGGCGCGGGCGCCGAGACCGAGACGTCCTCCCGCTCGGAGAACGCCGTCCTCAAGGCCGCCTGGTACGGCTCCGAGCTCCTCGGCATCGCCGCGTCCTTCTTCCGGCCCTCGCCGTCTCCGGAGGGGGGCGCTGACGGTGATGTAGAGGGAGGCGCGGCGGGGTCCCTGGACCGCACGGGAGTGGTCGAGGCCATCAAGGAGGACTTCGCGCGGTCGTACTTCGTCACAG GGAATCTCACGCTGAAAGCTTACGAGGAGGACTGCGAGTTCGCCGATCCAGCGGGTTCGTTCAGAGGCCTGCGGCGCTTCAAACGCAACTGCACGAACTTTGGGTCTCTGTTGGACAAGTCTAACATGAAGCTCACCAAATGGGAGGACCTGGAG GACAAATCAATTGGGCACTGGCGTTTCAGCTGCGTCATGTCGTTCCCTTGGAGGCCTATTCTGTCAG
- the LOC133924822 gene encoding uncharacterized protein LOC133924822 isoform X3 has product MALHHTSPASSALTTGRHGRSAAVVLRRPMADCRSRFRVHAQKPARSPGAGAETETSSRSENAVLKAAWYGSELLGIAASFFRPSPSPEGGADGDVEGGAAGSLDRTGVVEAIKEDFARSYFVTGNLTLKAYEEDCEFADPAGSFRGLRRFKRNCTNFGSLLDKSNMKLTKWEDLEDKSIGHWRFSCVMSFPWRPILSAQ; this is encoded by the exons ATGGCCTTGCATCACACAAGTCCTGCCAGTTCTGCACTGACCACCGGCCGTCACGGCCGGAGCGCTGCCGTCGTCCTCCGCCGGCCAATGGCCGATTGTCGCAGCCGTTTCAGGGTGCACGCACAAAAGCCTGCCAGATCCCCTGGCGCGGGCGCCGAGACCGAGACGTCCTCCCGCTCGGAGAACGCCGTCCTCAAGGCCGCCTGGTACGGCTCCGAGCTCCTCGGCATCGCCGCGTCCTTCTTCCGGCCCTCGCCGTCTCCGGAGGGGGGCGCTGACGGTGATGTAGAGGGAGGCGCGGCGGGGTCCCTGGACCGCACGGGAGTGGTCGAGGCCATCAAGGAGGACTTCGCGCGGTCGTACTTCGTCACAG GGAATCTCACGCTGAAAGCTTACGAGGAGGACTGCGAGTTCGCCGATCCAGCGGGTTCGTTCAGAGGCCTGCGGCGCTTCAAACGCAACTGCACGAACTTTGGGTCTCTGTTGGACAAGTCTAACATGAAGCTCACCAAATGGGAGGACCTGGAG GACAAATCAATTGGGCACTGGCGTTTCAGCTGCGTCATGTCGTTCCCTTGGAGGCCTATTCTGTCAG